A single region of the Flavobacteriales bacterium genome encodes:
- a CDS encoding TolC family protein — protein MMRSNLFLILMFGVSRVFAQTETPVYNLETIIDKILANNFEVKSISYDVEITENAATKGNAGMLPNVNLNAGSNYSNNNTELKFAGGIPSANVSGAQSTGYNTSIGLNYTIFNGFARLNNYEKLKLNHDLSEAQLRLTLENAVISAIGLYLDMAKLQMDIDALQQNLKISHTRLNRAELASQFGTTNSLAVLNARVDLNTDSVNLLNAKNQLATIKRQINYLMGEVISTDFSVNNQINLTDNLSLSNVLEGSQNNSVALILAKLRTEAAEIDENLAKANTYPTINFTSSYGLNASQNGAGIILEQRNLGFSAGLNVTMPIFTGGRTKIAMQNAALSLEKSNTQLAQNQLLINKEVYDYWANYQYFMQLLTIERENIKTAELNLKRTEEAYKLGQITSVEYRQAQLGLLSAQNRINAALINIKKAEYQLLRLKGDLVK, from the coding sequence ATGATGAGGAGTAATCTATTTTTGATTTTGATGTTTGGTGTTTCGCGTGTTTTTGCCCAAACCGAAACTCCAGTGTATAATTTGGAAACAATCATTGACAAAATATTGGCAAACAATTTTGAGGTGAAATCAATTTCGTATGATGTTGAAATAACCGAAAACGCTGCCACCAAAGGAAATGCCGGGATGTTGCCAAATGTGAATCTGAATGCCGGAAGCAATTATAGCAACAACAACACGGAGCTGAAATTTGCCGGAGGCATACCATCTGCCAATGTAAGTGGGGCTCAAAGCACCGGATACAACACCTCCATTGGTTTGAATTACACAATTTTCAATGGTTTTGCACGATTAAACAATTATGAAAAATTGAAACTAAACCATGATTTGAGCGAAGCTCAATTGAGACTTACTCTTGAAAATGCGGTAATAAGTGCCATCGGTTTGTATTTGGATATGGCCAAATTGCAAATGGATATTGATGCGTTGCAACAAAATTTAAAAATCAGTCACACCAGATTGAATAGAGCGGAACTTGCCAGTCAGTTTGGTACCACCAATTCGCTCGCCGTTTTAAACGCACGTGTTGATTTAAACACAGATAGCGTAAACTTATTGAATGCAAAAAACCAACTTGCCACCATCAAGCGACAAATAAACTATTTGATGGGCGAGGTAATTTCTACCGATTTTAGTGTAAATAACCAAATCAATCTTACCGACAACCTTAGTCTGAGCAATGTTTTGGAAGGTTCGCAAAACAACAGTGTCGCCTTGATATTAGCCAAACTTAGAACAGAAGCAGCCGAGATTGATGAAAATTTGGCAAAAGCCAACACCTACCCTACAATCAACTTTACCTCCAGTTATGGTCTTAATGCCTCGCAAAATGGTGCAGGTATCATTTTGGAGCAACGCAATCTGGGGTTTTCGGCTGGTCTAAATGTTACTATGCCTATTTTTACCGGTGGACGAACCAAAATTGCCATGCAAAATGCGGCTCTTTCGTTAGAAAAAAGCAACACCCAATTAGCACAAAATCAACTTTTGATAAACAAAGAAGTGTATGACTACTGGGCTAATTATCAGTATTTTATGCAACTTTTAACCATCGAAAGAGAAAATATTAAAACCGCAGAGTTAAATCTTAAACGAACGGAAGAAGCCTATAAATTAGGGCAGATTACATCGGTGGAATATCGTCAAGCTCAACTCGGTTTATTGTCGGCTCAAAACCGAATCAATGCCGCCTTGATCAACATAAAAAAAGCAGAATACCAACTTTTGCGTTTGAAAGGAGATTTGGTAAAATGA
- a CDS encoding fumarylacetoacetate hydrolase family protein, producing MKIICVGRNYRKHAEELGNEVPEEPVLFMKPDSAIMRQRDAFYIPDFTDDVHYEAEIVVKINRLGKRIQSKFAPKYYSEITVGIDFTARDVQSKLKEKGLPWEKAKAFDNSAVCGHWLDASNYDLENLNFELKLNGATVQKGNTNMMLFSINQLIEHSSQYFMLKIGDLLFTGTPEGVGKVSPGDMLEGFIEGQKVLNVRIK from the coding sequence ATGAAAATAATTTGCGTTGGTAGAAACTACCGTAAACATGCCGAAGAATTAGGCAACGAAGTGCCGGAAGAACCGGTTTTGTTTATGAAACCCGATTCAGCCATAATGCGACAAAGAGATGCATTTTATATTCCTGATTTTACCGACGACGTGCATTATGAGGCTGAGATTGTCGTTAAAATCAACCGACTTGGAAAACGCATTCAGAGCAAATTTGCACCAAAATATTACAGTGAAATAACGGTAGGAATTGATTTTACTGCCCGCGATGTTCAGTCGAAACTAAAAGAAAAAGGCTTGCCGTGGGAAAAAGCAAAGGCCTTTGACAACAGTGCTGTGTGCGGCCACTGGCTAGATGCCTCAAACTACGATTTAGAGAATCTGAACTTTGAATTGAAACTAAATGGTGCTACTGTTCAAAAAGGAAACACCAATATGATGTTGTTTTCTATTAACCAACTTATTGAACATTCGTCTCAATATTTTATGCTAAAAATAGGGGATTTATTGTTTACCGGAACCCCAGAAGGTGTAGGCAAAGTGTCGCCCGGGGATATGTTGGAAGGATTTATTGAAGGTCAAAAAGTGTTGAATGTTCGCATAAAGTAG
- a CDS encoding pyridoxamine 5'-phosphate oxidase family protein, protein MANKENNLNPFHIEFIQKQKVFFVATAPTEGFINLSPKGMDSFRVIDNQTIVWLNLTGSGNETAAHLLENPRMTIMMTAFEGDPLILRLYGKAVAFHPRDQEWEDYIHLFPEMPGSRQIIELKLEKVMTSCGFAVPIMEFKKERSQLIDWSNKKGEEGILEYQKNKNVLSLNGKPTGLFEV, encoded by the coding sequence ATGGCGAATAAGGAAAATAATCTAAACCCTTTTCATATTGAATTTATTCAAAAGCAAAAGGTGTTTTTTGTGGCTACCGCCCCAACCGAAGGTTTTATCAATCTTTCGCCCAAAGGTATGGACTCGTTTAGAGTGATTGACAATCAAACAATTGTCTGGCTCAATTTGACCGGAAGCGGAAATGAAACCGCGGCACATTTGCTCGAAAACCCGCGAATGACCATAATGATGACTGCCTTTGAAGGCGACCCTTTGATTTTAAGATTGTATGGAAAGGCTGTTGCATTTCATCCAAGAGACCAAGAATGGGAAGATTACATTCATCTTTTTCCTGAAATGCCGGGTAGCAGACAGATTATTGAGTTAAAACTTGAAAAAGTAATGACCAGTTGTGGTTTTGCTGTACCCATTATGGAGTTTAAAAAAGAGAGAAGCCAATTGATTGATTGGTCGAACAAAAAAGGCGAAGAGGGCATTTTGGAATACCAAAAAAACAAAAATGTTTTGAGTTTAAATGGAAAACCGACGGGTCTTTTCGAGGTGTAA
- a CDS encoding response regulator transcription factor, with amino-acid sequence MHELKAIIIEDEEVSRETLRNYLTKYCPNVNIAAEAENISIGKTAIETHRPQLVFLDVEMPYGNGFDLLEQLPEIDFELIFVTAFSNYALKALNMSASYYLLKPIDIEELIASVEKVSQNIQNKDRIHSARILQTNLHTTENQLKRIVLPELEGFEVAQLKDIVYCKANDNLTDFMFVNGKKKTICKTLKHFDELLGDAGFFRIHKSYLINLEHVQGYKKGKGGFVEMSNGKELEIAIRRKQDFLERFVG; translated from the coding sequence ATGCATGAGTTAAAAGCCATAATAATAGAAGATGAAGAAGTAAGCCGAGAAACGCTTCGAAACTATCTGACAAAATATTGCCCGAATGTAAATATAGCGGCAGAAGCTGAGAATATATCCATCGGAAAAACAGCCATAGAAACGCATAGGCCGCAGCTGGTATTTTTGGATGTGGAAATGCCTTACGGAAATGGTTTTGATTTGCTTGAACAACTTCCTGAAATTGATTTTGAACTGATTTTTGTAACAGCTTTTAGCAATTATGCGTTAAAAGCTCTCAACATGAGTGCGTCCTATTATTTGCTAAAACCCATTGATATAGAAGAACTTATAGCCTCGGTTGAAAAGGTTTCTCAGAATATTCAAAACAAAGACAGAATTCATTCGGCTCGTATTCTGCAAACGAATCTGCATACGACCGAAAATCAGTTAAAACGCATTGTGCTTCCCGAATTGGAAGGATTTGAGGTGGCACAACTAAAAGATATTGTTTATTGCAAAGCCAATGATAATTTGACCGATTTTATGTTTGTAAACGGAAAGAAAAAAACAATTTGCAAAACGTTAAAACATTTTGATGAATTACTTGGTGATGCCGGATTTTTCCGAATCCACAAGAGTTATCTTATAAATCTTGAGCATGTGCAGGGCTACAAAAAGGGAAAAGGTGGATTTGTAGAAATGAGTAACGGCAAAGAATTGGAGATTGCCATTCGCCGAAAACAAGATTTTTTGGAAAGGTTTGTTGGGTAA